A stretch of the Luteimonas sp. JM171 genome encodes the following:
- a CDS encoding thiol:disulfide interchange protein DsbA/DsbL produces the protein MKSPARWQAPFLALLLAALLPATALAQAPVEGQDYVRIEGGEPWQPLDGQVEVVEIFAYACHVCDRFEPMLKAWERTQPDDVRVTRLPAAYNVRDAFATAFFAAEAMGELDAVHAATFDAIHRRGILARNATHAEIAAFYAQLGVDRGEFGARMQAPETARKLEAAHQFLRASGAEGTPTLVVNGKYRVLGRTLGEMLEIAEQLVELERAP, from the coding sequence ATGAAATCCCCCGCCCGTTGGCAAGCGCCCTTCCTCGCCCTCCTGCTCGCCGCGCTGCTCCCCGCAACCGCGCTGGCCCAGGCCCCGGTCGAGGGGCAGGATTACGTGCGCATCGAGGGCGGAGAGCCCTGGCAGCCGCTGGACGGCCAGGTCGAGGTGGTGGAAATCTTCGCCTACGCCTGCCACGTATGTGACCGCTTCGAGCCCATGCTCAAGGCCTGGGAACGCACCCAGCCCGATGACGTGCGCGTGACCCGCCTGCCGGCCGCGTACAACGTGCGCGACGCCTTCGCCACCGCCTTCTTCGCCGCCGAAGCCATGGGCGAACTCGATGCAGTGCACGCGGCCACCTTCGACGCCATCCACCGGCGCGGGATCCTGGCGCGCAACGCCACCCATGCGGAAATCGCCGCGTTCTACGCCCAGCTCGGCGTCGACCGCGGCGAATTCGGCGCCCGGATGCAGGCGCCTGAAACCGCGCGCAAGCTGGAGGCCGCCCACCAATTCCTGCGGGCCAGCGGCGCCGAGGGCACGCCGACCCTGGTGGTGAACGGCAAGTACCGGGTGCTGGGACGCACGCTGGGTGAAATGCTGGAAATCGCTGAACAGCTCGTCGAGCTCGAGCGCGCGCCTTGA
- a CDS encoding thiol:disulfide interchange protein DsbA/DsbL gives MKTFRHVILSLILPLALVACGQEDDAAATVPAAPAASAQQSAAAPAPREAFEPVLGTHYVEIQNPEPYMPLNGQIEVVEVFGYTCPACASFEPVISAWKQRQPDDVRVTPLAAPFGGYWQPYAKAFYAAEAMDLLDATHKAMFDAVHRERSLPPQGVTTEALASFYAAHGADEKKFAQAMESFAVSGQMRRALKFTERTGVDATPTMVVNGKYRVLSGQDFQDVLHIVDHLVELERAAGAGDAGGEAAPAADAEAEAATE, from the coding sequence ATGAAGACTTTCCGACACGTAATCCTTTCCCTGATCCTGCCGCTGGCCCTGGTGGCCTGTGGCCAGGAGGATGACGCCGCAGCCACGGTGCCGGCGGCCCCGGCCGCGTCGGCGCAGCAGTCCGCCGCCGCGCCGGCCCCGAGGGAGGCATTCGAGCCGGTCCTGGGCACGCATTACGTCGAAATCCAGAACCCCGAGCCGTACATGCCGCTCAACGGCCAGATCGAGGTGGTCGAGGTGTTCGGCTACACCTGCCCGGCCTGCGCCAGCTTCGAGCCGGTGATCTCGGCGTGGAAGCAGCGCCAGCCCGACGACGTGCGCGTGACCCCGCTGGCCGCCCCGTTTGGCGGCTACTGGCAGCCGTACGCGAAGGCGTTCTATGCCGCCGAGGCGATGGACCTGCTGGACGCCACCCACAAGGCGATGTTCGATGCCGTCCACCGGGAACGCAGCCTGCCGCCGCAGGGCGTGACCACCGAGGCGCTCGCAAGCTTCTATGCCGCCCACGGCGCCGATGAAAAGAAGTTCGCCCAGGCCATGGAAAGCTTCGCCGTGAGCGGGCAGATGCGCCGCGCGCTGAAGTTCACCGAGCGCACCGGTGTGGACGCCACGCCCACCATGGTCGTCAACGGCAAGTACCGCGTGCTCAGCGGGCAGGATTTCCAGGACGTGCTGCACATCGTCGACCACCTGGTCGAGCTTGAGCGCGCCGCGGGTGCCGGCGATGCCGGCGGCGAGGCGGCGCCGGCCGCCGATGCGGAGGCGGAGGCCGCCACCGAGTGA
- a CDS encoding endonuclease/exonuclease/phosphatase family protein, translating to MLSANIQAGSSTRRYTDYAVRSWSHVLPAGGKRQALDQIAELAGNHDIVGLQESDPGSWRSGFTNQTHYLAERGGFDYWTHQPNRKVANVASSANALLSRYEPIEVLDHPLPGRVRGRGLLLARFGEGDEGLTIAVAHLSLGAQSRKAQLGYIAELLSDYPNAVLMGDFNCTADRPEMSVLYRNTSLQPNESCIHTFPSWRPQRAIDHVLITSSLAARNMRALPAALSDHLALSVELDVPEEALRTAG from the coding sequence CTGCTGAGCGCCAACATCCAGGCCGGCTCAAGCACGCGCCGCTACACCGACTACGCCGTGCGCAGCTGGTCGCATGTGCTTCCCGCCGGCGGCAAGCGCCAGGCGCTGGACCAGATCGCCGAGCTGGCCGGCAACCACGACATCGTGGGCCTGCAGGAAAGCGACCCGGGCAGCTGGCGCTCGGGCTTCACCAACCAGACCCACTACCTGGCCGAGCGCGGCGGGTTCGATTACTGGACCCACCAGCCCAACCGCAAGGTCGCCAACGTCGCCTCCAGCGCCAACGCGCTGCTCAGCCGCTATGAGCCGATCGAGGTGCTGGACCACCCGCTCCCCGGCCGGGTGCGTGGGCGCGGGCTGCTGCTGGCGCGATTTGGCGAGGGCGACGAGGGCCTGACGATCGCCGTGGCCCACCTGTCGCTGGGCGCGCAGTCGCGCAAGGCGCAGCTGGGCTACATCGCCGAGCTGCTCAGCGACTATCCCAACGCTGTGCTGATGGGCGACTTCAACTGCACCGCCGACCGCCCGGAAATGTCGGTGCTTTACCGGAACACCTCGCTGCAGCCGAACGAAAGCTGCATCCACACCTTCCCCAGCTGGCGCCCGCAGCGCGCCATCGACCACGTGCTGATCACCAGCAGCCTGGCGGCCAGGAACATGCGCGCCCTGCCCGCGGCGCTGTCCGACCACCTCGCGCTGTCGGTGGAGCTGGACGTGCCCGAGGAAGCGCTGCGCACCGCGGGCTGA
- a CDS encoding TonB-dependent receptor yields MSPESSGLARAIRLSLLLAVAAPAVSLPAAAQEAPGEEARTLDTVQVTGTRIRRAELEGQVPVHTVSRQDIERTGLTSIGDVIQQLTGSGSALNTKFNSSGNFGFPPDGSGVGAGSAQVDLRHLGSKRVLVLVDGIRWVNESSASGVGASTDLNTIPLAIVDRIEVLEDGASSLYGSDAIAGVVNIITRRDFDGAQVTLDYGQFSEGDGTSKGIDLAWGRTTDRSSLFLSLSHTDQDVVYARDREQSRFPVPGTGVALGSSGIPAGRFIVTDPNTGATLDLVPDATGPAYDPAQTGCDRSDGFHCFTDDDRFNFAEYNLLMTPSKRSGAFGQFRFQISPGLQWYAKALVNRRESTNQAAPEPIFLGPEGATGNPFADEITISALNPYNPFGFDLVSGESLILIGRRPLEGGARVFEQKVDTRYVNTGLEGSFQAGDSLWFWDVNLAWSRNEARQTNHGSYNIRNIALALGDPAACAAEPGCVPLDIFGAGSITPEMLGWIQPVVRDESENELRLVSANLSGDLFNLPAGAVGFAAGLEYREYEGWYQPDPLTVRGWYNGVPSLPTSGSYDVGEAYVELDVPIFGEGALGKGLNLNLAGRYSDYSTFGGEFTPKYGLRWQVSEDFLLRATYAEGFRAPSIGELYGSDSRFDAQLIDPCSEPFLDPSVESNCRTLGVPPGFQQANPQISITTGGNRELEPERARSFSTGFVWSPWFATNASWAERLDLEVTFYRHDIQGPIQALSAQTQLDLCVRTLSPDYCDGIGRASTGGINAFNNRLTNLGSIKTDGWDVDLYWTLPETRAGRFAFTWQNTFVGRYEAVGGAGQLQPRRPGIEVEDSAIPEWASTASLDWSRQAWNASWTARHVSDLIEDCGNAVSFPVCSDPANGQNRLGSTTYHDVQAGYRFDWQQGLTLTAGVNNVFEKEPPICLSCSLNGYDASTYDIPGGRFWYLRADLRF; encoded by the coding sequence ATGTCGCCAGAATCCAGCGGGCTTGCCCGCGCCATCCGGCTGTCGCTGTTGCTCGCGGTCGCCGCGCCCGCCGTTTCCCTGCCCGCCGCGGCCCAGGAGGCTCCCGGCGAGGAAGCCCGCACCCTGGACACGGTGCAGGTCACCGGCACCCGCATCCGCCGCGCCGAGCTCGAAGGCCAGGTGCCGGTGCACACCGTCAGCCGCCAGGACATCGAGCGCACCGGGCTGACCTCGATCGGCGACGTGATCCAGCAGCTCACCGGCTCGGGATCGGCGCTCAACACAAAGTTCAACTCCTCGGGCAACTTCGGCTTCCCGCCCGACGGCAGTGGCGTGGGCGCCGGTTCGGCCCAGGTGGACCTGCGCCACCTGGGCTCCAAGCGGGTGCTGGTGCTGGTGGACGGGATCCGCTGGGTCAACGAGTCCTCCGCGTCCGGGGTGGGCGCGTCCACCGACCTCAACACCATCCCGCTGGCGATCGTCGATCGCATCGAAGTGCTCGAGGACGGTGCCTCGTCGCTGTACGGCTCGGATGCCATCGCCGGGGTGGTCAACATCATCACGCGGCGCGACTTCGACGGCGCCCAGGTCACCCTCGACTACGGCCAGTTCAGCGAGGGCGACGGCACCAGCAAGGGCATCGACCTGGCCTGGGGCCGCACCACCGACCGCAGCAGCCTGTTCCTCTCGCTCAGCCACACCGACCAGGACGTGGTGTACGCGCGCGATCGCGAGCAGTCGCGCTTCCCGGTGCCCGGCACCGGGGTGGCGCTTGGAAGCTCGGGCATCCCGGCCGGCCGTTTCATCGTCACCGATCCGAACACCGGGGCCACGCTCGACCTGGTGCCCGATGCTACCGGCCCGGCCTACGATCCGGCCCAGACCGGCTGCGACCGCAGCGACGGATTCCACTGCTTCACGGATGACGACCGCTTCAACTTCGCCGAGTACAACCTGCTGATGACGCCGTCCAAGCGCAGCGGCGCATTCGGCCAGTTCCGGTTCCAGATCAGCCCCGGGCTGCAGTGGTATGCCAAGGCGCTGGTGAACCGGCGCGAGTCGACCAACCAGGCCGCGCCCGAGCCGATCTTCCTCGGGCCCGAGGGCGCCACGGGCAACCCGTTCGCCGATGAGATCACCATCTCCGCGCTCAACCCGTACAACCCGTTCGGCTTCGACCTGGTCTCGGGCGAGAGCCTGATCCTGATCGGGCGCCGTCCGCTGGAGGGCGGGGCGCGGGTGTTCGAGCAAAAGGTGGACACCCGGTACGTCAACACCGGGCTGGAGGGGAGCTTCCAGGCCGGGGATTCGCTATGGTTCTGGGACGTCAACCTGGCCTGGTCGCGCAACGAGGCGCGCCAGACCAACCACGGCAGCTACAACATCCGCAACATCGCGCTGGCCCTGGGCGACCCGGCCGCATGCGCGGCGGAACCAGGCTGCGTGCCGCTGGACATCTTCGGCGCCGGCTCCATCACCCCGGAGATGCTGGGCTGGATCCAGCCGGTGGTGCGCGACGAGAGCGAGAACGAGCTCAGGCTGGTCTCGGCCAACCTGTCGGGTGACCTGTTCAACCTGCCGGCCGGCGCGGTCGGTTTCGCCGCCGGCCTGGAATACCGCGAGTACGAAGGCTGGTACCAGCCCGATCCGCTCACGGTGCGCGGCTGGTACAACGGCGTGCCCTCGCTGCCGACCTCCGGCAGCTACGACGTGGGCGAAGCCTACGTGGAGCTGGACGTGCCGATCTTCGGCGAGGGGGCGCTCGGCAAGGGCCTGAACCTCAACCTCGCCGGGCGCTATTCGGACTATTCCACCTTCGGCGGCGAGTTCACGCCCAAGTACGGGCTGCGCTGGCAGGTGAGCGAGGACTTCCTGCTCCGCGCGACCTATGCCGAAGGGTTCCGCGCGCCCTCGATCGGCGAGCTGTACGGTTCCGACAGCCGCTTCGACGCGCAGCTGATCGACCCGTGCTCGGAGCCGTTCCTGGACCCGTCGGTGGAATCCAACTGCCGCACCCTGGGCGTGCCGCCGGGCTTCCAGCAGGCCAATCCGCAGATCTCCATCACCACCGGCGGCAACCGCGAGCTCGAGCCTGAGCGCGCGCGCAGCTTCAGCACCGGCTTCGTGTGGAGCCCGTGGTTCGCCACCAACGCTTCCTGGGCCGAGCGGCTGGACCTGGAGGTGACCTTCTACCGCCACGACATCCAGGGCCCGATCCAGGCGCTGTCGGCGCAGACCCAGCTCGACCTGTGCGTGCGCACCCTGTCCCCGGACTACTGCGACGGCATCGGCCGCGCCTCCACCGGCGGCATCAACGCGTTCAACAACCGCCTCACCAACCTGGGCTCGATCAAGACCGACGGCTGGGACGTGGACCTGTACTGGACGCTGCCGGAAACCCGCGCGGGCCGCTTCGCCTTCACCTGGCAGAACACCTTCGTTGGCCGCTACGAGGCGGTGGGCGGGGCCGGGCAGCTTCAGCCGCGCCGGCCCGGGATCGAGGTGGAGGACAGCGCCATCCCCGAGTGGGCGTCCACGGCGTCGCTGGACTGGTCGCGCCAGGCGTGGAACGCGTCGTGGACGGCGCGCCACGTATCCGACCTCATCGAGGACTGCGGCAACGCCGTCAGCTTCCCGGTCTGCAGCGATCCGGCCAACGGCCAGAACCGGCTGGGCTCAACCACCTACCACGACGTCCAGGCGGGCTACCGCTTCGACTGGCAGCAGGGGCTCACCCTCACCGCGGGCGTCAACAACGTGTTCGAGAAGGAGCCGCCGATCTGCCTGTCGTGCTCGCTCAACGGCTATGACGCCTCGACCTACGACATCCCGGGCGGGCGTTTCTGGTACCTGCGGGCGGACCTGCGCTTCTGA
- a CDS encoding sulfite exporter TauE/SafE family protein: MLALRRDPPPMLTLLLTFLALGALVGILAGLLGIGGGLVLVASLAWLLPQHGIPREAAMHAALASSLGSIVLTSLSSTRAHHRRGSVLWPSVAWLVPGIMLGAWLGSRFAIGLDGAVLRWAFVAYCLLIAAQMAFSGTPAAGAGVAPPRGPRMSLAGGGIGAVSAVVGIGGGSLTVPLLTWLGVAPVRAVGTAAACGIFIGLASAAGYALQAPAGALPGYSIGYVYLPAAIGVALASILTAPLGARIAHAISGVALKRVFAVFMLLVGLGMAAW; the protein is encoded by the coding sequence TTGCTGGCCCTTCGCCGTGACCCGCCACCGATGCTCACCCTGCTGCTGACATTCCTTGCCCTTGGCGCGCTGGTGGGCATCCTCGCCGGCCTGCTGGGCATCGGTGGCGGCCTGGTGCTGGTGGCATCGCTGGCGTGGCTGCTGCCCCAGCACGGGATCCCGCGCGAAGCGGCGATGCATGCGGCGCTGGCCAGCTCGCTGGGCAGCATCGTGCTCACCTCGCTCTCGTCCACCCGGGCCCACCACCGCCGCGGCAGCGTGCTGTGGCCCAGCGTGGCCTGGCTGGTGCCGGGGATCATGCTCGGGGCGTGGCTGGGGAGCCGCTTCGCGATCGGGCTGGACGGGGCGGTGCTGCGGTGGGCCTTCGTGGCCTACTGCCTGCTGATCGCCGCGCAAATGGCGTTCTCCGGGACGCCGGCGGCGGGAGCGGGCGTGGCCCCGCCGCGCGGCCCGCGCATGAGCCTGGCCGGCGGCGGCATCGGCGCGGTCTCGGCGGTGGTGGGGATTGGCGGTGGCAGCCTGACGGTGCCGCTGCTGACCTGGCTGGGGGTGGCGCCGGTGCGCGCGGTGGGCACCGCGGCGGCCTGCGGCATCTTCATCGGCCTGGCCAGCGCCGCGGGCTACGCGCTGCAGGCGCCGGCCGGCGCGCTGCCCGGTTATTCGATCGGCTATGTGTACCTGCCGGCCGCCATCGGGGTCGCGCTCGCCTCCATCCTCACCGCGCCGTTGGGCGCGCGCATCGCGCATGCGATCAGCGGCGTGGCGCTCAAGCGGGTGTTCGCCGTCTTCATGCTGCTGGTCGGGCTGGGCATGGCGGCGTGGTGA
- a CDS encoding transglycosylase SLT domain-containing protein: MKRLILIAVLAVLAWPLASGARSNDAQLRAALEAAARGQPLPPGIASHPAYGWVEFASLRRNLQTLPETQAQSFLARYAGQAVAESFRAEWLHALHRRQGWAAIRAAWSPEVTNTALRCIELDARRHLGAADAQWDAQVQEIWRSSGESLPDQCDGPFEALQARGALTPELRWERLELAAAAWEPAIMRVAARGLPAAERSLAEDYAAFVQAPHERALGWPKTDRSRLVASHGLARLGRSDPDAAEAMLPRFARALQFDEQARGRVLYQIALWTVASYLPESARRLDQVPASAYDERLHEWRVREALARADWRAALRAIENMGREQRSSARWTWFEGRMHEKLGNMREAVRLFEKAAAEPNFHGFLAADKVGRPYALCPLEVPGDASAHAQVANDPAMVRAMALFRVDRPGWATREWHHAMDRFSDAQRQIAVKVAQDNGWYDRAVFGLGREPDEARLYELRFPLHYGDIIRAEAARHRLDPAWIAAKIRAESTFNPNARSPADARGLMQVLPSTGAAVARRNGIAWNGAGSLYDPVTNIRIGTAYMAQRREQYGVPYIASAAYNAGPAPTARWQAQRGGMDPDIWIETISYRETREYVARVMAFSVIYDWRLNGAAVPLSERLQGRVGEPSRSFSCPAPAA; the protein is encoded by the coding sequence ATGAAACGACTGATCCTGATCGCCGTTCTGGCCGTGCTTGCATGGCCGCTCGCATCCGGCGCCCGATCCAACGATGCCCAGCTGCGCGCCGCGCTGGAAGCCGCCGCGCGCGGGCAGCCGCTGCCGCCCGGGATTGCCTCGCATCCGGCCTACGGCTGGGTCGAGTTCGCGTCGCTGCGCCGCAACCTGCAGACGCTGCCCGAGACCCAGGCGCAGTCGTTCCTGGCCCGCTACGCCGGCCAGGCCGTGGCCGAATCGTTCCGGGCCGAGTGGCTGCACGCCCTGCACCGGCGCCAGGGCTGGGCCGCCATCCGGGCCGCGTGGTCGCCGGAGGTGACGAACACCGCGCTGCGCTGCATCGAACTGGACGCGCGCAGGCACCTGGGCGCCGCCGATGCGCAGTGGGACGCGCAGGTCCAGGAGATCTGGCGCTCCAGCGGCGAATCCCTGCCCGACCAGTGCGACGGCCCGTTCGAAGCGCTCCAGGCGCGCGGCGCGCTCACGCCCGAACTGCGCTGGGAGCGCCTGGAGCTGGCCGCCGCGGCGTGGGAACCGGCAATCATGCGCGTGGCCGCGCGCGGCCTGCCTGCGGCCGAACGCAGCCTGGCCGAGGATTACGCCGCCTTCGTGCAGGCGCCGCACGAGCGCGCCCTGGGCTGGCCGAAGACCGACCGCAGCCGGCTGGTCGCCTCGCACGGCCTGGCCCGGCTGGGCCGCAGCGACCCGGACGCCGCCGAGGCCATGCTGCCGCGCTTTGCCCGGGCGCTTCAATTCGACGAACAGGCGCGCGGCCGGGTGCTTTACCAGATCGCGCTGTGGACGGTGGCCTCATACCTGCCCGAATCCGCGCGCCGGCTCGACCAGGTGCCCGCGTCCGCCTACGACGAACGCCTGCACGAATGGCGCGTGCGCGAGGCGCTGGCCCGCGCCGACTGGCGCGCGGCGCTCCGGGCGATCGAAAACATGGGCCGCGAGCAGCGCTCCAGCGCCCGCTGGACCTGGTTCGAAGGCCGCATGCACGAGAAGCTGGGCAACATGCGCGAGGCCGTGCGCCTGTTCGAGAAGGCCGCCGCAGAACCGAACTTCCACGGCTTCCTGGCCGCCGACAAGGTGGGCCGGCCGTACGCGCTGTGCCCGCTGGAGGTGCCGGGCGACGCCTCGGCACACGCGCAGGTGGCCAACGACCCGGCCATGGTGCGCGCGATGGCCCTGTTCCGGGTGGACCGCCCCGGCTGGGCCACGCGCGAGTGGCACCACGCGATGGACCGCTTCAGCGACGCGCAGCGGCAGATCGCGGTGAAGGTGGCGCAGGACAACGGCTGGTACGACCGCGCCGTGTTCGGCCTGGGCCGCGAGCCGGACGAAGCCAGGCTGTATGAGCTGCGCTTCCCGCTGCACTACGGCGACATCATCCGCGCCGAGGCCGCCCGCCACCGCCTGGATCCGGCATGGATCGCGGCCAAGATCCGCGCCGAAAGCACGTTCAACCCCAACGCCCGCTCGCCCGCCGACGCGCGCGGGCTGATGCAGGTGCTGCCCAGCACCGGCGCCGCGGTGGCGCGCCGCAACGGCATCGCCTGGAACGGCGCCGGCAGCCTCTACGACCCGGTCACCAACATCCGCATCGGCACCGCGTACATGGCCCAGCGCCGCGAGCAGTACGGCGTGCCCTACATCGCATCGGCCGCGTACAACGCCGGACCGGCCCCGACCGCGCGCTGGCAGGCGCAGCGCGGAGGGATGGATCCGGACATCTGGATCGAGACCATCAGCTACCGCGAAACCCGCGAATACGTGGCCCGGGTGATGGCCTTCAGCGTGATCTACGACTGGCGCCTCAACGGCGCGGCGGTGCCGCTGAGCGAGCGCTTGCAGGGACGCGTCGGCGAGCCCAGCCGTTCGTTCTCCTGCCCCGCGCCGGCGGCCTAG
- a CDS encoding multifunctional CCA addition/repair protein, translated as METYLVGGAVRDRLLGLPPGDNDWVVVGQTPEGMEAAGFRPVGRDFPVFLHPDTGEEHALARTERKSAPGYRGFTVHADPSVTLEQDLERRDFTINAIAQGADGRLVDPFGGAADIEKRVLRHVSPAFVEDPLRVLRAARFMARFAPLGFTVAPETMQLMREIAASGELDALVPERTWQELCKALRAARPSAFLRTLRDAQALKAVLPEVDALYGIPQRPEYHPEVDTGIHQELVSDMAATLAPGDDVAGFAALTHDLGKALTPRSKWPRHIGHEQAGLKPLEALCERLRVPNSHRGLARIACREHLNVHRLFELRDATVHDLLERCDAFRRPERIAPLALVCEADRRGRLGFEDADYPQGPELRRVHAAAMAVNARDLVTDGMSGPQVGRALRQARIEAIARARSPRPSQ; from the coding sequence ATGGAGACCTACCTCGTTGGCGGCGCCGTGCGCGACCGGTTGCTCGGCCTGCCCCCCGGCGACAACGACTGGGTGGTCGTGGGCCAGACGCCCGAGGGCATGGAGGCCGCCGGCTTCCGCCCGGTGGGCCGTGACTTCCCGGTGTTCCTGCACCCCGACACCGGCGAGGAACACGCGCTGGCCCGCACCGAACGCAAGTCCGCGCCCGGCTACCGCGGCTTCACCGTCCACGCCGATCCGTCGGTGACGCTGGAACAGGACCTGGAGCGGCGCGACTTCACCATCAACGCCATCGCCCAGGGCGCCGACGGCCGCCTTGTGGATCCGTTCGGCGGCGCCGCCGACATCGAAAAGCGCGTGCTGCGCCACGTCAGCCCGGCCTTCGTCGAGGATCCGCTGCGGGTCCTGCGCGCGGCGCGGTTCATGGCCCGCTTCGCCCCACTGGGTTTCACCGTGGCGCCGGAGACCATGCAGCTGATGCGCGAGATCGCCGCCAGCGGCGAGCTGGATGCGCTGGTGCCCGAACGCACCTGGCAGGAGCTGTGCAAGGCCCTGCGCGCCGCGCGCCCGTCCGCCTTCCTGCGTACCCTGCGCGATGCGCAGGCGCTCAAGGCGGTGCTGCCGGAAGTCGACGCCCTCTACGGCATCCCGCAGCGCCCCGAATACCACCCGGAGGTCGACACCGGCATCCACCAGGAGCTGGTCAGCGACATGGCCGCGACACTGGCGCCGGGCGACGACGTGGCCGGCTTCGCGGCCCTCACCCACGACCTGGGCAAGGCGCTCACGCCGCGCTCGAAATGGCCGCGCCACATCGGCCACGAGCAGGCCGGGCTCAAGCCGCTGGAAGCGCTGTGCGAACGGCTCAGGGTGCCCAACAGCCACCGCGGGCTTGCCCGCATCGCCTGCCGCGAGCACCTCAACGTGCACCGCCTGTTCGAGCTGCGCGACGCCACCGTGCACGACCTGCTGGAGCGCTGCGACGCCTTCCGCCGGCCCGAGCGGATCGCGCCGCTGGCCCTGGTGTGCGAAGCCGACCGCCGCGGCCGCCTGGGTTTCGAAGACGCCGACTACCCGCAGGGCCCGGAGCTGCGGCGGGTACACGCCGCCGCCATGGCGGTGAATGCGCGCGACCTGGTCACCGATGGCATGAGCGGCCCGCAGGTCGGCCGGGCGCTGCGCCAGGCGCGCATCGAGGCCATCGCCAGGGCCCGCTCCCCGCGCCCTTCGCAGTAG